In Lytechinus variegatus isolate NC3 chromosome 12, Lvar_3.0, whole genome shotgun sequence, a single window of DNA contains:
- the LOC121424664 gene encoding nucleolar protein 16-like produces the protein MAKTKAARQRRKFKYSANRRKMWKKQKRLPHIDCEPVKAAWDSKKSVRENMRAMGLSSDPNKTLPIKTTKERLAPVNLDDSMDVDDKVTRPSGNKQVIKELEAIADMPTKKRERISDPMMMYCAYMMDKYGTDYKAMARDVKNYYQDTPKQIKKKIALFKSCKVQYQEYLAKKSGGQDTEDVTMS, from the exons ATGGCGAAAACAAAAGCTGCCAGACAACGaaggaaatttaaatattcagcTAACAGGAGGAAGATGTGGAAAAAACAGAAGAGGCTTCCACATATCGATTG tgAGCCTGTTAAGGCTGCATGGGACAGTAAGAAATCCGTGAGGGAAAACATGAGAGCCATGGGATTATCATCGGATCCTAACAAGACTCTTCCCATTAAAACAACTAAG GAGAGGCTTGCCCCTGTCAATCTCGATGACTCTATGGATGTTGATGATAAAGTTACCCGTCCTTCAGGCAATAAGCAGGTTATCAAAG AACTTGAAGCCATAGCTGATATGCCCAccaagaagagagaaagaatctCTGACCCTATGATGATGTATTGCGCATACATGATGGACAAGTATGGTACTGATTATAAG GCAATGGCCCGGGATGTTAAAAATTACTACCAGGACACTCCAAAGCAGATCAAGAAGAAGATTGCGTTGTTCAAGAGCTGTAAAGTTCAGTATCAAGAGTACCTCGCCAAGAAGTCGGGTGGACAAGATACAGAGGATGTCACCATGAGCTGA
- the LOC121425120 gene encoding cilia- and flagella-associated protein 206-like has product MSRAQAESVIKNIIREIAQECASKGQAVSETLVAFMVKAVVLDPSNEFNVDRTLTKDDVQRLIKICVDRLLDSRSSALDTVKMQVYFDMNYTSRSDFLEEHRRVLEQRLTPVIREITDSRARTRDELESLYRKIVSAVLLRSGLGSPTDIAVVREATAALQSVFPQTELGTFMSLVKRDKERQLIELTHIVTGIRLFNKECGKGGEGIDDLPAILNEAVPATTQNVDTAIQRACGTAFKYTALIERMMSGEVSEGPSIQALRDALINVRQHEAFLRIILNDVISCAQQVEMLEAQLGARLEQLQATVQSKTAVPTAQVYPQFINLAHIWSGFQDEMVLLSVLSNILASLEPYNKNHREFFTAEMLAPFLEGTKIKSDEDRIKETLGKDHRVNPSDFKNVDWLFPETTKNFERLPLQYKGYCGWSLVVFDRLLLPGNPDIGVLRYQDRYYVFSSKQAAYEFASDPQRYIAYVAECAKKSPQLIQLLELHAQFATITPYTQGKDQGQMIEKPITKCDMGIQTEVHPIESNIVKSYEWNEWELRRKAIKLANLRTKVTHSAQTNLSNLRRDNVSQVYLPKDQTIQTLRDDYSNVPKPQTFLAGLRGGQTKTTVMTKMDLTLDVDQT; this is encoded by the exons ATGTCAAGAGCTCAGGCAGAGAGTGTCATCAAGAATATCATCCGAGAGATTGCCCAGGAATGTGCAAGCAAAGGGCAAGCCGTCTCAGAAACCTTGGTAGCTTTCATGGTCAAGGCAGTAGTCTTAGACCCATCCAATGAATTCAATGTCGACCGTACGCTTACTAAAGATGATGTCCAGCGGCTGATAAAG ATCTGTGTTGATAGACTTCTAGATTCCCGGTCATCTGCTCTGGATACAGTTAAGATGCAAGTCTACTTTGATATGAACTACACCTCAAGAA GTGACTTTCTGGAGGAGCATCGCCGGGTCTTGGAACAGAGACTGACGCCTGTCATCCGAGAGATCACGGATAGCAGGGCCAGGACCAGAGATGAACTAGAGAGTCTGTACAGAAAGATAGTCTCTGCTGTTCTTCTTCGATCTGGTCTTGGATCTCCAACAGATATAGCTGTGGTCAGAGAGGCAACTG CTGCTCTACAGAGTGTGTTCCCACAGACAGAGCTTGGAACGTTCATGTCCCTCGTGAAACGTGATAAAGAACGTCAATTAATTGAGCTGACTCACATTGTGACCGGTATTCGTCTCTTCAACAAAGAATGTGGCAAAGGAGGAGAAGGCATTGATGATC TGCCAGCTATTTTAAATGAGGCTGTTCCTGCTACAACTCAGAATGTGGACACAGCCATCCAGAGAGCGTGTGGCACTGCATTTAAATATACAG CACTGATTGAGCGTATGATGAGTGGAGAAGTGAGTGAAGGTCCATCCATACAGGCGTTGCGAGATGCTCTTATCAACGTCAGGCAACACGAAGCCTTCCTGAGGATTATCCTG aatgATGTGATCAGCTGTGCACAGCAGGTGGAGATGTTAGAGGCCCAGTTAGGAGCTAGGTTAGAACAGCTCCAAGCTACAGTCCAGTCAAAGACTGCAGTACCTACCGCTCAAGTCTAT cCTCAGTTCATCAACCTTGCTCATATCTGGAGTGGTTTCCAGGATGAGATGGTACTCCTTAGTGTCCTGAGTAACATCCTTGCCAGTTTGGAACCCTATAACAAG AACCATCGTGAATTCTTTACAGCTGAGATGCTTGCTCCATTCCTTGAAGGAACCAAGATTAAAAGTGATGAAGACAGGATAAAAGag ACATTGGGTAAAGATCATCGAGTGAATCCCTCAGACTTCAAGAATGTTGATTGGCTGTTTCCTGAGACAACCAAGAACTTTGAAAGGCTCCCTCTTCAGTACAAG GGTTATTGTGGATGGTCCCTGGTCGTATTCGATCGTCTCCTCCTACCGGGGAACCCAGACATAGGAGTCCTGCGATACCAGGATCGCTACTATGTCTTCTCCAGCAAGCAGGCTGCATACGAGTTTGCCAGCGATCCCCAGAGGTACATTGCTTACGTGGCGGAATGCGCAAAGAAGTCCCCTCAGCTGATCCAACTGCTTGAGCTACATGCTCAGTTTGCTACCATCACACCTTATACACAG gGCAAAGATCAGGGTCAGATGATTGAGAAACCGATAACAAAGTGTGACATGGGAATCCAGACGGAGGTTCATCCCATCGAATCAAACATTGTCAAGTCTTATGAGTGGAATGAATGGGAGCTGAGGCGCAAGGCAATCAAACTG GCTAACCTCAGGACCAAAGTCACCCATTCAGCACAGACAAACCTGAGTAACTTGAGACGAGACAATGTATCTCAAGTATACCTACCAAA GGACCAAACCATCCAAACATTGAGAGACGATTACTCCAACGTACCTAAGCCTCAGACCTTCCTGGCTGGTCTTCGTGGTGGTCAGACCAAGACCACAGTCATGACCAAGATGGACCTGACACTGGATGTTGACCAGACATAG